The Geotoga petraea genome has a window encoding:
- a CDS encoding ABC transporter substrate-binding protein, giving the protein MKKALVLLLAVVFVVSAFSIEVSIAAGAVGKELELLYQQVEQFHKENPDITVKVLPMPNSSTSRHDLYVTYLASGTPDPTILMVDVIWPAEFEPFVADLTDDYDYFELDKFLPGTVKSVTYNNKIVAIPWFTDAGLLYYRKDLLDKYGYDVPETWEELNEIGKEISEKEGIDGFIWQGTSYEGLTCNVMEFIHSYGGMIIENGEVVIGNEEYKERAIQALEMMDKLVEEGTTRKGVTTYMEEEARRLFQNGDAVFMRNWPYAWPLIQDPSSPTAGKVGIAPLPKGDIEGGRHSATLGGWNLAINGNASSAQLEAAKKFVKFLTSPEQQLKKAIVAGQNPTRESVYQTEELAKEIPFMVDLYDVFINAEPRPVTPIYPEVSRIIWNETYNVINQQKDAEQAVNDLEKQLKELM; this is encoded by the coding sequence ATGAAAAAAGCCTTAGTGCTTTTATTAGCAGTTGTTTTTGTGGTAAGTGCATTCTCAATTGAAGTTTCAATTGCAGCTGGTGCAGTTGGTAAAGAATTAGAATTGCTTTATCAACAAGTAGAACAATTTCACAAGGAAAATCCAGACATAACAGTAAAAGTATTACCAATGCCAAACAGTTCAACATCAAGGCATGACCTTTATGTTACATATTTGGCATCGGGAACACCTGATCCAACAATTTTAATGGTCGATGTTATTTGGCCAGCAGAATTTGAACCATTTGTCGCTGATTTAACAGATGACTATGACTATTTTGAATTAGACAAATTTTTACCAGGTACAGTTAAATCAGTTACCTACAACAATAAAATTGTTGCAATACCATGGTTTACAGATGCTGGTTTATTATATTACAGAAAAGACTTATTAGACAAATATGGATATGATGTACCAGAAACATGGGAAGAATTAAATGAAATAGGTAAAGAAATTTCTGAAAAAGAAGGAATCGATGGATTTATCTGGCAAGGAACTTCTTACGAAGGTTTAACATGTAATGTTATGGAATTTATACATTCATATGGTGGTATGATCATAGAAAATGGAGAAGTTGTAATAGGTAATGAAGAATACAAAGAAAGAGCTATTCAAGCATTAGAAATGATGGACAAATTAGTTGAAGAAGGTACTACAAGAAAAGGTGTTACAACATATATGGAAGAAGAAGCAAGAAGATTATTCCAAAATGGAGATGCTGTATTTATGAGAAACTGGCCTTATGCATGGCCTTTAATTCAAGATCCATCATCACCTACAGCTGGAAAGGTTGGAATTGCTCCACTTCCTAAAGGTGACATTGAAGGAGGAAGACATTCAGCAACATTAGGTGGATGGAATTTAGCTATAAATGGAAATGCTTCAAGCGCTCAATTAGAAGCTGCTAAAAAATTTGTTAAATTTTTGACTTCACCAGAACAACAATTAAAAAAAGCTATAGTTGCTGGACAAAATCCAACAAGAGAATCAGTATACCAAACAGAAGAATTAGCTAAAGAAATCCCATTCATGGTAGATCTTTATGATGTATTTATTAATGCAGAACCAAGACCAGTTACACCAATTTATCCAGAAGTATCAAGAATAATTTGGAATGAAACATACAACGTAATCAACCAACAAAAAGATGCTGAACAAGCTGTC